In a single window of the Salmo trutta chromosome 21, fSalTru1.1, whole genome shotgun sequence genome:
- the ndc1 gene encoding nucleoporin NDC1 isoform X3: MFSADQSCWFVRKVICWRAVASMAWSVLLLLPTTALFVVLSRISLFHPILWISECLSLLTSTSAIFSFILLCGVVLLVGFFNLEYYTVVPSIACSKIALLGQVLHPRQFVHSLVHCIMGVVVAWCCAFTIGGRYRSLGHPCTQDESSGPEMCLNEYHLVLLLVGAFIGYSHSLVGVVYNMNYVSFHTMQQYKYLRFKGALPLVVKASAVQALYCLRNFLVLYFFMGYAPRAWICRTLDLNINCSIHSLDSVSSLLDLSLLYHLWISGTFLLLTWYITVLLFRIFVTEVYSFPVQSTFTEDAHQCLPKVITGMQPMILKFLALQDLALLSQHSPSRRLEVFSLSQPGGHPHIWTALSKECLSLLSDLTERLVTHHDTVATNGRAKSQSTGSNKRSTTSSESSVGMDDMKTPRPSVLIRTPGSVFLRSSGLRTPLTTPFTPDRDSPFSSPALRRLTGPLEPQGPLSPGFSSIQSPHVMRRGPKLWSASTDSQLNGSPSPGPATSPSQAQLKPSFLVTFLQNRKDQVKHFLAKRVLIMYLFNKLPEASSQSLFADSQLHIWALQGLSHLVAASFSEDQYGIVQTTLPTILSTMLVLQEAVDRHFKLPHTSSKPGHCSCGMGDDSYKTLRFALRSSLKTAVYRITTTFGGHLHAVQMSAEHRKRLQHFLEYKE; the protein is encoded by the exons ATGTTTTCAGCGGATCAAAGTTGTTGGTTCGTTCGTAAG GTGATTTGCTGGAGAGCGGTAGCCAGTATGGCGTGGTCTGTCCTGCTGCTGCTTCCCACCACAGCTCTGTTTGTCGTTCTCAGCAGAATCAGTCTCTTTCACCCGATACTCTGGATCTCAG AATGCCTGTCCCTATTAACCAGTACCAGTGCAATCTTCTCCTTCATTCTGCTCTGTGGAGTGGTGCTGCTGGTGGGCTTCTTCAACCTGGAGTATTATACAG TCGTCCCATCCATCGCCTGTTCCAAGATCGCCCTCCTGGGTCAGGTGCTCCACCCCCGTCAGTTCGTCCACTCACTGGTGCACTGCATCATGGGTGTTGTAGTAGCTTGGTGTTGTGCCTTCACCATTGGAGGGCGCTACCGGTCCTTGGGGCACCCCTGTACACAGGATGAGAG TAGTGGTCCTGAGATGTGCCTGAATGAATACCACctggtgctgctgctggtggGGGCCTTCATTGGCTATAGCCACAGCCTGGTGGGAGTGGTCTACAACATGAACTACGTTTCTTTCCACACCATGCAG CAATACAAGTACCTCCGCTTCAAGGGAGCGCTGCCCCTAGTGGTGAAGGCCAGTGCTGTTCAGGCTCTCTACTGTCTCAGGAACTTCCTTGTCCTGTATTTCTTCATGG GATATGCACCACGAGCCTGGATCTGTAGAACGCTAGACCTCAACATCAACTG tTCAATCCATTCCCTGGACAGTGTGTCCAGTCTATTGGACTTGTCCCTCCTGTACCACCTGTGGATCAGtgggaccttcctcctcctcacctggTACATCACAGTTCTCCTCTTCAGGATCTTTGTTACCGAG GTTTACAGTTTTCCCGTCCAGTCCACGTTCACAGAGGATGCTCACCAGTGTCTGCCCAAAGTTATCACTGGCATGCAACCAATGATACTGAAG TTTCTAGCCCTCCAGGACCTGGCTCTGCTGTCTCAACACTCTCCTTCTAGACGTCTGGAGGTGTTCAGTCTCAGCCAACCAG GCGGCCACCCTCACATCTGGACGGCCCTGAGTAAggagtgtctgtctctgttgtctgACCTGACTGAGCGGCTGGTAACCCACCATGACACTGTAGCTACTAACGGACGGGCCAAGTCCCAGTCTACAGGAAGCAACAAGCGGTCCACCACCTCCTCGGAAAGCTCCG tAGGTATGGACGATATGAAGACTCCTCGGCCCAGCGTCCTGATCAGAACCCCTGGCTCAGTGTTCTTGCGATCCTCTGGGCTGCGAACTCCCCTGACCACCCCTTTTACCCCGGACCGAGACAGCCCTTTCTCCTCCCCCGCCCTGCGGCGCCTCACTGGCCCCCTGGAGCCTCAGGGGCCCCTGTCTCCCGGCTTCAGCTCCATCCAGAGCCCTCACGTCATGAGGAGGGGCCCCAAACTCTGGTCTGCTTCTACAG ACTCCCAGCTGAACGGCAGTCCATCTCCTGGTCCCGCCACCAGCCCGTCCCAGGCCCAACTCAAACCCTCCTTCCTTGTTACCTTCCTACAGAACAGGAAGGACCAG GTTAAACATTTCTTGGCAAAGCGGGTGCTGATAATGTATCTGTTTAACAAG CTGCCAGAAGCCTCCAGCCAGTCCCTGTTCGCTGACAGCCAGCTTCACATATGGGCTCTGCAAG GTCTGTCTCACCTGGTGGCAGCGTCGTTCTCTGAGGACCAGTATGGAATAGTTCAGACCACCCTGCCTACCATCCtcagtaccatgctggtgttaCAGGAG GCTGTGGATCGTCACTTCAAGCTACCCCATACCTCCTCTAAACCAGGTCACTGTTCCTGTGGTATGGGAGATGACAGTTACAAGACGCTCCGCTTCGCCCTGCGATCCAGCCTCAAGACCGCCGTCTACAGGATCACAACCACCTTCGGAGGACACCTCCA CGCTGTCCAGATGTCAGCAGAACATCGGAAGAGACTGCAGCACTTCCTGGAGTATAAAGAGTGA
- the ndc1 gene encoding nucleoporin NDC1 isoform X1, which produces MFSADQSCWFVRKVICWRAVASMAWSVLLLLPTTALFVVLSRISLFHPILWISECLSLLTSTSAIFSFILLCGVVLLVGFFNLEYYTVVPSIACSKIALLGQVLHPRQFVHSLVHCIMGVVVAWCCAFTIGGRYRSLGHPCTQDESSSGPEMCLNEYHLVLLLVGAFIGYSHSLVGVVYNMNYVSFHTMQQYKYLRFKGALPLVVKASAVQALYCLRNFLVLYFFMGYAPRAWICRTLDLNINCSIHSLDSVSSLLDLSLLYHLWISGTFLLLTWYITVLLFRIFVTEVYSFPVQSTFTEDAHQCLPKVITGMQPMILKFLALQDLALLSQHSPSRRLEVFSLSQPGGHPHIWTALSKECLSLLSDLTERLVTHHDTVATNGRAKSQSTGSNKRSTTSSESSVGMDDMKTPRPSVLIRTPGSVFLRSSGLRTPLTTPFTPDRDSPFSSPALRRLTGPLEPQGPLSPGFSSIQSPHVMRRGPKLWSASTDSQLNGSPSPGPATSPSQAQLKPSFLVTFLQNRKDQVKHFLAKRVLIMYLFNKLPEASSQSLFADSQLHIWALQGLSHLVAASFSEDQYGIVQTTLPTILSTMLVLQEAVDRHFKLPHTSSKPGHCSCGMGDDSYKTLRFALRSSLKTAVYRITTTFGGHLHAVQMSAEHRKRLQHFLEYKE; this is translated from the exons ATGTTTTCAGCGGATCAAAGTTGTTGGTTCGTTCGTAAG GTGATTTGCTGGAGAGCGGTAGCCAGTATGGCGTGGTCTGTCCTGCTGCTGCTTCCCACCACAGCTCTGTTTGTCGTTCTCAGCAGAATCAGTCTCTTTCACCCGATACTCTGGATCTCAG AATGCCTGTCCCTATTAACCAGTACCAGTGCAATCTTCTCCTTCATTCTGCTCTGTGGAGTGGTGCTGCTGGTGGGCTTCTTCAACCTGGAGTATTATACAG TCGTCCCATCCATCGCCTGTTCCAAGATCGCCCTCCTGGGTCAGGTGCTCCACCCCCGTCAGTTCGTCCACTCACTGGTGCACTGCATCATGGGTGTTGTAGTAGCTTGGTGTTGTGCCTTCACCATTGGAGGGCGCTACCGGTCCTTGGGGCACCCCTGTACACAGGATGAGAG TAGTAGTGGTCCTGAGATGTGCCTGAATGAATACCACctggtgctgctgctggtggGGGCCTTCATTGGCTATAGCCACAGCCTGGTGGGAGTGGTCTACAACATGAACTACGTTTCTTTCCACACCATGCAG CAATACAAGTACCTCCGCTTCAAGGGAGCGCTGCCCCTAGTGGTGAAGGCCAGTGCTGTTCAGGCTCTCTACTGTCTCAGGAACTTCCTTGTCCTGTATTTCTTCATGG GATATGCACCACGAGCCTGGATCTGTAGAACGCTAGACCTCAACATCAACTG tTCAATCCATTCCCTGGACAGTGTGTCCAGTCTATTGGACTTGTCCCTCCTGTACCACCTGTGGATCAGtgggaccttcctcctcctcacctggTACATCACAGTTCTCCTCTTCAGGATCTTTGTTACCGAG GTTTACAGTTTTCCCGTCCAGTCCACGTTCACAGAGGATGCTCACCAGTGTCTGCCCAAAGTTATCACTGGCATGCAACCAATGATACTGAAG TTTCTAGCCCTCCAGGACCTGGCTCTGCTGTCTCAACACTCTCCTTCTAGACGTCTGGAGGTGTTCAGTCTCAGCCAACCAG GCGGCCACCCTCACATCTGGACGGCCCTGAGTAAggagtgtctgtctctgttgtctgACCTGACTGAGCGGCTGGTAACCCACCATGACACTGTAGCTACTAACGGACGGGCCAAGTCCCAGTCTACAGGAAGCAACAAGCGGTCCACCACCTCCTCGGAAAGCTCCG tAGGTATGGACGATATGAAGACTCCTCGGCCCAGCGTCCTGATCAGAACCCCTGGCTCAGTGTTCTTGCGATCCTCTGGGCTGCGAACTCCCCTGACCACCCCTTTTACCCCGGACCGAGACAGCCCTTTCTCCTCCCCCGCCCTGCGGCGCCTCACTGGCCCCCTGGAGCCTCAGGGGCCCCTGTCTCCCGGCTTCAGCTCCATCCAGAGCCCTCACGTCATGAGGAGGGGCCCCAAACTCTGGTCTGCTTCTACAG ACTCCCAGCTGAACGGCAGTCCATCTCCTGGTCCCGCCACCAGCCCGTCCCAGGCCCAACTCAAACCCTCCTTCCTTGTTACCTTCCTACAGAACAGGAAGGACCAG GTTAAACATTTCTTGGCAAAGCGGGTGCTGATAATGTATCTGTTTAACAAG CTGCCAGAAGCCTCCAGCCAGTCCCTGTTCGCTGACAGCCAGCTTCACATATGGGCTCTGCAAG GTCTGTCTCACCTGGTGGCAGCGTCGTTCTCTGAGGACCAGTATGGAATAGTTCAGACCACCCTGCCTACCATCCtcagtaccatgctggtgttaCAGGAG GCTGTGGATCGTCACTTCAAGCTACCCCATACCTCCTCTAAACCAGGTCACTGTTCCTGTGGTATGGGAGATGACAGTTACAAGACGCTCCGCTTCGCCCTGCGATCCAGCCTCAAGACCGCCGTCTACAGGATCACAACCACCTTCGGAGGACACCTCCA CGCTGTCCAGATGTCAGCAGAACATCGGAAGAGACTGCAGCACTTCCTGGAGTATAAAGAGTGA
- the ndc1 gene encoding nucleoporin NDC1 isoform X2 yields the protein MFSADQSCWFVRKVICWRAVASMAWSVLLLLPTTALFVVLSRISLFHPILWISECLSLLTSTSAIFSFILLCGVVLLVGFFNLEYYTVVPSIACSKIALLGQVLHPRQFVHSLVHCIMGVVVAWCCAFTIGGRYRSLGHPCTQDESSSGPEMCLNEYHLVLLLVGAFIGYSHSLVGVVYNMNYVSFHTMQQYKYLRFKGALPLVVKASAVQALYCLRNFLVLYFFMGYAPRAWICRTLDLNINCSIHSLDSVSSLLDLSLLYHLWISGTFLLLTWYITVLLFRIFVTEVYSFPVQSTFTEDAHQCLPKVITGMQPMILKFLALQDLALLSQHSPSRRLEVFSLSQPGGHPHIWTALSKECLSLLSDLTERLVTHHDTVATNGRAKSQSTGSNKRSTTSSESSGMDDMKTPRPSVLIRTPGSVFLRSSGLRTPLTTPFTPDRDSPFSSPALRRLTGPLEPQGPLSPGFSSIQSPHVMRRGPKLWSASTDSQLNGSPSPGPATSPSQAQLKPSFLVTFLQNRKDQVKHFLAKRVLIMYLFNKLPEASSQSLFADSQLHIWALQGLSHLVAASFSEDQYGIVQTTLPTILSTMLVLQEAVDRHFKLPHTSSKPGHCSCGMGDDSYKTLRFALRSSLKTAVYRITTTFGGHLHAVQMSAEHRKRLQHFLEYKE from the exons ATGTTTTCAGCGGATCAAAGTTGTTGGTTCGTTCGTAAG GTGATTTGCTGGAGAGCGGTAGCCAGTATGGCGTGGTCTGTCCTGCTGCTGCTTCCCACCACAGCTCTGTTTGTCGTTCTCAGCAGAATCAGTCTCTTTCACCCGATACTCTGGATCTCAG AATGCCTGTCCCTATTAACCAGTACCAGTGCAATCTTCTCCTTCATTCTGCTCTGTGGAGTGGTGCTGCTGGTGGGCTTCTTCAACCTGGAGTATTATACAG TCGTCCCATCCATCGCCTGTTCCAAGATCGCCCTCCTGGGTCAGGTGCTCCACCCCCGTCAGTTCGTCCACTCACTGGTGCACTGCATCATGGGTGTTGTAGTAGCTTGGTGTTGTGCCTTCACCATTGGAGGGCGCTACCGGTCCTTGGGGCACCCCTGTACACAGGATGAGAG TAGTAGTGGTCCTGAGATGTGCCTGAATGAATACCACctggtgctgctgctggtggGGGCCTTCATTGGCTATAGCCACAGCCTGGTGGGAGTGGTCTACAACATGAACTACGTTTCTTTCCACACCATGCAG CAATACAAGTACCTCCGCTTCAAGGGAGCGCTGCCCCTAGTGGTGAAGGCCAGTGCTGTTCAGGCTCTCTACTGTCTCAGGAACTTCCTTGTCCTGTATTTCTTCATGG GATATGCACCACGAGCCTGGATCTGTAGAACGCTAGACCTCAACATCAACTG tTCAATCCATTCCCTGGACAGTGTGTCCAGTCTATTGGACTTGTCCCTCCTGTACCACCTGTGGATCAGtgggaccttcctcctcctcacctggTACATCACAGTTCTCCTCTTCAGGATCTTTGTTACCGAG GTTTACAGTTTTCCCGTCCAGTCCACGTTCACAGAGGATGCTCACCAGTGTCTGCCCAAAGTTATCACTGGCATGCAACCAATGATACTGAAG TTTCTAGCCCTCCAGGACCTGGCTCTGCTGTCTCAACACTCTCCTTCTAGACGTCTGGAGGTGTTCAGTCTCAGCCAACCAG GCGGCCACCCTCACATCTGGACGGCCCTGAGTAAggagtgtctgtctctgttgtctgACCTGACTGAGCGGCTGGTAACCCACCATGACACTGTAGCTACTAACGGACGGGCCAAGTCCCAGTCTACAGGAAGCAACAAGCGGTCCACCACCTCCTCGGAAAGCTCCG GTATGGACGATATGAAGACTCCTCGGCCCAGCGTCCTGATCAGAACCCCTGGCTCAGTGTTCTTGCGATCCTCTGGGCTGCGAACTCCCCTGACCACCCCTTTTACCCCGGACCGAGACAGCCCTTTCTCCTCCCCCGCCCTGCGGCGCCTCACTGGCCCCCTGGAGCCTCAGGGGCCCCTGTCTCCCGGCTTCAGCTCCATCCAGAGCCCTCACGTCATGAGGAGGGGCCCCAAACTCTGGTCTGCTTCTACAG ACTCCCAGCTGAACGGCAGTCCATCTCCTGGTCCCGCCACCAGCCCGTCCCAGGCCCAACTCAAACCCTCCTTCCTTGTTACCTTCCTACAGAACAGGAAGGACCAG GTTAAACATTTCTTGGCAAAGCGGGTGCTGATAATGTATCTGTTTAACAAG CTGCCAGAAGCCTCCAGCCAGTCCCTGTTCGCTGACAGCCAGCTTCACATATGGGCTCTGCAAG GTCTGTCTCACCTGGTGGCAGCGTCGTTCTCTGAGGACCAGTATGGAATAGTTCAGACCACCCTGCCTACCATCCtcagtaccatgctggtgttaCAGGAG GCTGTGGATCGTCACTTCAAGCTACCCCATACCTCCTCTAAACCAGGTCACTGTTCCTGTGGTATGGGAGATGACAGTTACAAGACGCTCCGCTTCGCCCTGCGATCCAGCCTCAAGACCGCCGTCTACAGGATCACAACCACCTTCGGAGGACACCTCCA CGCTGTCCAGATGTCAGCAGAACATCGGAAGAGACTGCAGCACTTCCTGGAGTATAAAGAGTGA
- the ndc1 gene encoding nucleoporin NDC1 isoform X4, translating into MFSADQSCWFVRKVICWRAVASMAWSVLLLLPTTALFVVLSRISLFHPILWISECLSLLTSTSAIFSFILLCGVVLLVGFFNLEYYTVVPSIACSKIALLGQVLHPRQFVHSLVHCIMGVVVAWCCAFTIGGRYRSLGHPCTQDESSSGPEMCLNEYHLVLLLVGAFIGYSHSLVGVVYNMNYVSFHTMQQYKYLRFKGALPLVVKASAVQALYCLRNFLVLYFFMGYAPRAWICRTLDLNINCSIHSLDSVSSLLDLSLLYHLWISGTFLLLTWYITVLLFRIFVTEVYSFPVQSTFTEDAHQCLPKVITGMQPMILKFLALQDLALLSQHSPSRRLEVFSLSQPGGHPHIWTALSKECLSLLSDLTERLVTHHDTVATNGRAKSQSTGSNKRSTTSSESSVGMDDMKTPRPSVLIRTPGSVFLRSSGLRTPLTTPFTPDRDSPFSSPALRRLTGPLEPQGPLSPGFSSIQSPHVMRRGPKLWSASTDSQLNGSPSPGPATSPSQAQLKPSFLVTFLQNRKDQLPEASSQSLFADSQLHIWALQGLSHLVAASFSEDQYGIVQTTLPTILSTMLVLQEAVDRHFKLPHTSSKPGHCSCGMGDDSYKTLRFALRSSLKTAVYRITTTFGGHLHAVQMSAEHRKRLQHFLEYKE; encoded by the exons ATGTTTTCAGCGGATCAAAGTTGTTGGTTCGTTCGTAAG GTGATTTGCTGGAGAGCGGTAGCCAGTATGGCGTGGTCTGTCCTGCTGCTGCTTCCCACCACAGCTCTGTTTGTCGTTCTCAGCAGAATCAGTCTCTTTCACCCGATACTCTGGATCTCAG AATGCCTGTCCCTATTAACCAGTACCAGTGCAATCTTCTCCTTCATTCTGCTCTGTGGAGTGGTGCTGCTGGTGGGCTTCTTCAACCTGGAGTATTATACAG TCGTCCCATCCATCGCCTGTTCCAAGATCGCCCTCCTGGGTCAGGTGCTCCACCCCCGTCAGTTCGTCCACTCACTGGTGCACTGCATCATGGGTGTTGTAGTAGCTTGGTGTTGTGCCTTCACCATTGGAGGGCGCTACCGGTCCTTGGGGCACCCCTGTACACAGGATGAGAG TAGTAGTGGTCCTGAGATGTGCCTGAATGAATACCACctggtgctgctgctggtggGGGCCTTCATTGGCTATAGCCACAGCCTGGTGGGAGTGGTCTACAACATGAACTACGTTTCTTTCCACACCATGCAG CAATACAAGTACCTCCGCTTCAAGGGAGCGCTGCCCCTAGTGGTGAAGGCCAGTGCTGTTCAGGCTCTCTACTGTCTCAGGAACTTCCTTGTCCTGTATTTCTTCATGG GATATGCACCACGAGCCTGGATCTGTAGAACGCTAGACCTCAACATCAACTG tTCAATCCATTCCCTGGACAGTGTGTCCAGTCTATTGGACTTGTCCCTCCTGTACCACCTGTGGATCAGtgggaccttcctcctcctcacctggTACATCACAGTTCTCCTCTTCAGGATCTTTGTTACCGAG GTTTACAGTTTTCCCGTCCAGTCCACGTTCACAGAGGATGCTCACCAGTGTCTGCCCAAAGTTATCACTGGCATGCAACCAATGATACTGAAG TTTCTAGCCCTCCAGGACCTGGCTCTGCTGTCTCAACACTCTCCTTCTAGACGTCTGGAGGTGTTCAGTCTCAGCCAACCAG GCGGCCACCCTCACATCTGGACGGCCCTGAGTAAggagtgtctgtctctgttgtctgACCTGACTGAGCGGCTGGTAACCCACCATGACACTGTAGCTACTAACGGACGGGCCAAGTCCCAGTCTACAGGAAGCAACAAGCGGTCCACCACCTCCTCGGAAAGCTCCG tAGGTATGGACGATATGAAGACTCCTCGGCCCAGCGTCCTGATCAGAACCCCTGGCTCAGTGTTCTTGCGATCCTCTGGGCTGCGAACTCCCCTGACCACCCCTTTTACCCCGGACCGAGACAGCCCTTTCTCCTCCCCCGCCCTGCGGCGCCTCACTGGCCCCCTGGAGCCTCAGGGGCCCCTGTCTCCCGGCTTCAGCTCCATCCAGAGCCCTCACGTCATGAGGAGGGGCCCCAAACTCTGGTCTGCTTCTACAG ACTCCCAGCTGAACGGCAGTCCATCTCCTGGTCCCGCCACCAGCCCGTCCCAGGCCCAACTCAAACCCTCCTTCCTTGTTACCTTCCTACAGAACAGGAAGGACCAG CTGCCAGAAGCCTCCAGCCAGTCCCTGTTCGCTGACAGCCAGCTTCACATATGGGCTCTGCAAG GTCTGTCTCACCTGGTGGCAGCGTCGTTCTCTGAGGACCAGTATGGAATAGTTCAGACCACCCTGCCTACCATCCtcagtaccatgctggtgttaCAGGAG GCTGTGGATCGTCACTTCAAGCTACCCCATACCTCCTCTAAACCAGGTCACTGTTCCTGTGGTATGGGAGATGACAGTTACAAGACGCTCCGCTTCGCCCTGCGATCCAGCCTCAAGACCGCCGTCTACAGGATCACAACCACCTTCGGAGGACACCTCCA CGCTGTCCAGATGTCAGCAGAACATCGGAAGAGACTGCAGCACTTCCTGGAGTATAAAGAGTGA
- the LOC115156488 gene encoding uncharacterized protein LOC115156488 — MAEKKENVSKFEMLKLLEKCRKERDDAVHRESIMREKLRQYESRMKSTEVLKQKFKTMTSENKELRKHIKALRQEMGLEASPQFNGKTTKDIISDMLEKERQCSSLVEKTGRLSLTIDDLTSELANAVTSKTLLEYQVRSLQQNLKDMTNNQRRLLKLWEDKRSQREQLTLPAIGLPQRPGEKPVSHKGAQTEMSINSAQKLPPDAFETKPSPSPRSRHHKRRSSIDKQGGLTTLGNGHQMGNGNHHLGNGNHHTLGNGNHHTLGNGLQLGNGNHHTLGNGLQLGNGNHHTLGNGLQLGNGNHQREKEDLFHYETNEHIL; from the coding sequence ATGGCTGAGAAAAAAGAGAACGTCTCCAAGTTTGAGATGTTGAAACTCCTGGAGAAATGCAGGAAGGAGAGAGACGACGCGGTGCACAGAGAGAGTATTATGAGGGAGAAGCTGAGACAGTACGAGTCCAGGATGAAGTCAACGGAGGTGCTGAAACAAAAATTCAAGACCATGACTTCGGAGAACAAGGAGCTGCGCAAGCATATCAAGGCTCTCCGTCAAGAGATGGGCCTGGAGGCGAGCCCCCAGTTCAACGGCAAAACCACCAAGGACATCATCTCTGACATGCTCGAGAAGGAGCGTCAGTGCAGTTCCCTGGTGGAGAAAACAGGTCGACTCAGTTTGACCATTGATGATCTGACATCGGAGCTGGCAAATGCTGTCACGTCTAAAACTCTTCTGGAATATCAGGTGCGGTCATTACAGCAGAACCTGAAGGACATGACGAATAATCAACGCCGTTTGTTGAAACTCTGGGAGGATAAGAGATCTCAAAGAGAGCAGCTCACTCTCCCTGCGATAGGCCTACCCCAGAGGCCCGGAGAGAAACCTGTGTCTCACAAGGGAGCACAAACAGAGATGTCCATCAATTCAGCACAGAAACTCCCACCCGACGCGTTTGAGACCAAACCTTCTCCTTCGCCACGATCACGACACCACAAGAGAAGGTCTTCAATAGATAAACAAGGGGGTTTAACAACATTGGGAAATGGTCATCAGATGGGAAATGGGAATCACCATCTGGGGAACGGCAACCATCATACATTGGGAAATGGCAACCATCATACATTGGGAAATGGCCTCCAGCTGGGAAATGGGAACCATCATACATTGGGAAATGGCCTCCAGCTGGGAAATGGGAACCATCATACATTGGGAAATGGCCTCCAGCTGGGAAATGGGAATCATCAACGTGAAAAGGAGGATTTATTTCACTATGAAACCAATGAACACATACTGTAA